CAGTGTTCGTCCCGTAGCGTATTAAAACCCGGCACATTCACAGAGGCTATAAAGGTTCAATCATCGAGCATTTTCACGTCCACGACCACGATTTGATAGAGAGAGCGCTGCGTACAAAGAGCAGAGCAGTCACCCTGAGAGTACGGGAGAAgatcactttcttttttcttttttcttcctcacgagtttcctatgtttttttttttttctaatatatgcattcgttttagtttattttgtcCGATGAAATCAGCTTGTTACACTTCTTACTCCTAAACGGATCATTTTTGTTCTTGAAATTGTCTGGGCCTTCTTTCATAGTCGTTGAAAGGtttttttaatgtgtatgagtttTGCAGAGTCAAAGATCTAAGACAGGACAGGAAGATGAAGAACTCGGTCTCGGATCACAGCTTCTACATTGATAGCGACGAAGAAGTGGATGCCGGGAAAGATTCTGACAAAGGTGAAGACAACAACGATGGAAATGTTTCGGATTCATCCGATTCTTCGGCCGAAAACCAGCAGCAGACCAAGCCAGGTTCTTATAACACCTCTTGGCCACAGAGTTACAGGTTTTACCTTCTCTCTAATGATATATCTATCTCTCTTCCTCTGTCTGTGTTCTCTTCCCGCTCCGTTCGACTTCACGATTtttttgatgattttatttattgcaCTCCACATATAGTTTCTTACCCGTCTTCCACTGACTATGGCGATGGTATCGTTTTGCGtctggaatatttttttcaattggagAAATGAGGTCAAGTGGAATTTAATTAAAGAGTTTAGAGAACATAATTGATGAATTTGTACGACTTGGCTAGCTTTGAAcatgttgattttgttttggaataATATAGGTGTCATAGTGTGGGAAAATAGTTTTTCCTGGCTTAGCTGTACGATAATATGTCTTTGGCCTGCTTTTTTATTGTCGGAAAAAATGGCGGATTGTCTTAGTATGGGAGATTAGTTATATAATTCAATAGAAGGTCTCTGGACTAATATGGGTTGGCTTAAATAACCTGTCTAGTAAAGGAAAAGAAGCACTGTTGATGTGCTTTGAAGTTTGACGTGTTCACTGATCTTTCTGACCATGACTGTGGCCCAAAAATGCAAGAGTTGCATATGCTTGTAATAGAATGTTAATAGAATGTCTGGATGTGTCTCAAACACGACATCAATAAACATATTTCCATATGTCCTTGGTGATATATCCTCTTTCTGATTTCTGGATAATGTTATTGTGGTTGGTTTTGGTGACATATCTATTTTCTTGGACCTACAAATGGAACCTTCAGATCGATTAGTTTGTTTACTGTATTTAGATTTGTGATGAATTAGTCTCCTACCATAATTCTGGAATTGGCTCAGTCAGGCACCAAAAAACTCTATGTTATGATTGCATCTGCCTTCAAATAGGTTTTTTGATGAtggtttcatcaaattttcCTGCTGCCTTGAAAAGTAATTTGCAGATTGGCTTGCACATAACTTGGGAGGTAGGAGATGTAAAATTGGCAATCGCAACAGGAATGTTATAATCCACATGAATGTTCACTGCATGAaatatttaagtgatgtagTCCGCATGGATTTATCTGTTGATATATTAAAATGCCTTGCTTGGTTAGTTTCAAATACTCATTGCTGCTCGATCAATGTTTCAGGCAGTCTATTGACTTATATAGCAGTGTACCATCTCCAAGCATTGGGTTTCTGGGCACTCCCACATTGTCAAGATTAGGCAGTTCATTTCTTTCCTCATCATTAACAAGAAGATACACTCCTGAAACGTTGCCAACTGTGACAAAACCTTTGTTAGATGAGCAACAGCAGCAACAAAGACGTAGTTCGTATTCTCTGCTTCCGCCTATTCCATCACGGAGATCATCTATAAGAAAGGATGAGAAACCATCCAAGGTTTCACATGAGCTCCCAATTTCTCACCAATGCTCGTATGGGCAATCTGTGCTAAATGGtaaacaaccccccccccccccccccccccccccccaaaaaaaaaaaaaaagaaggaatcaAGAACAAGctcattctctattttgttAGTGACATGGTTAGTTTCACATAATGTCAGTGACTGTGTGCTTGGTGTGATTGCTTTTGTTGGACTGGATCTGTGGTAGAGATGAAGAGACATGCAGTGATGCAGACATGAGACATGTGCTTTAGTTCTGTTTTTTGTAATCTAGCACTCCTAAAAAATGCTCTTCAGTTATCAGCATATTCACTCTGCACTGAATTTCTAAGCATTTTCTAGAGGTTACCCACTTTTGAGGTTTTTCTCATCCCTTTGTATAAAAGTGCACCTCCATGGTTCGATGAGTTGACTGCATTTGCAatttattgaaataataaaatgtgtTCCTTTAAATGCTAACTGAGACTTCAGATGTGTTTTACATGAAAATCTACTATTATGTAGCACCATACTGATATGAATCAGTTGTTGGATTTTCAACATGTTCTCTTCACCCATATGATAACATTAACACCACATCAACTTAACTAGGCCATGGAGACTGGCTATGTGTGACTGTTGTAAGTTTGTAAATTATGCTTTTCGGTCATCCAATATGTTGTTGTTGCCAACTGCTATCTTAGAATTTCTACAACCACAGAGCACAATCCTAAGTTAAGTTTTCACGTTCGGGGACCATATATTTCTACCATGTGGTTTCAAATCTGGTTGTCtgttctcattaaaaaaaaaaaaaaaaaacttgatagATTTGGCATCACTTGGTCATCTTCACTTTCTTTAATGGATGTATGTAAAGTTAGCTGCCTATAAGTACATCTTCCTATTATCACCTTTGTTACTTTATAGACATAATGTGATACTTTTTTTCTTATCTTATATATAGACAAGTCTTATTTAAGCTAATGTGAACTGCATGTTActttgaagaataaaatattacttggATGTGCAGCATctatagaaaaacaaaaaccaccTTCAAACCTGACAGACAGAACTCTTGTcatctataaatatcatatattcaTATACAGATCTGCCTCCTTACCTTCGTCTGTAGCTAATTATTATCATTAGTTATGGACTTTCCTACAAAGAACCCTACATTTCATATGAATCATGATGCGATGGTTTAGTCCATGTTGTACATAGTCACATGAAGAGATCAACTATCTAACAAGACTATATACCAGTAAATGTACATTCTCATTGActgtaaaacttttttttttacatgtatgtGTAAAATTATATACGGTTGTCAACAATAGCGAATATATGTAACTTGTCAGTATTGGTAATTGAAAACAGTGTATTCATATGCATATCAAAGTTTTAGCCAGGCTTAATTAAAGGTTTCTGATGAATTCCAGTTATGCAGGTATAAATGTTCTATGCGGAGTTGGCATCCTTTCAACTCCTTATGCTGCCAAAGAAGGAGGATGGGTTGGACTCTCCATATTGTTTGTATTTTCAGTGCTTTCCTTTTATACCGGACTCCTCCTGCGCCACTGCTTGGATAGTGAGCCTGGGATTGAGACATACCCGGACATTGGCCAAGCTGCATTTGGTAATGCTGGCAGAATTGCCATCTCGGTATGTCTTGTTCATAATCTTTATCTTCTAAGGCGCAAAGGTTTAATGTAAGAGCCAGATATGAATTTGCTCTTTCTATTAGTATTTCATCTCTTGAGTATCAAATTGTTTCCAAAAGTATTGCAATGGTACTAATAAATTTCAAAAGGTTTctattttcatataattgatACCTAATGTCTACTCCACTACTTGTATGTTGCTTTCTTTATATCTTGTCTTCTACTCATGTAAGTTTGTATAGTTTCATTTATGTGGAGATATCAGActgtaaataataaatgattagAGCACCATGCACAAACTTTGACTGAATGCTAACGTCCTTTAACCTGTTTCTTTTTGTGGGTGCAGATAATCTTGTACATGGAACTATATGTAAGTACAGCTGCCTTGGCTGAGTGAGTTTCCTGTTGATGGACGTGTGTGTGCTGGATTCTTCTACCCATAGTTGTTTAGTAATGATGAAAGTGGAAACAATATACTAGATTCCGGTGGGACCACCAATATATACCTGAGCCCCATATCTAAACATTGTTGATTGGGCCCCATTTTGTCCTGGATCCATCATTTTGGAACTTTCTTGTCTGAGCCCCTTCTGTTTCTGACTAGTCTATCATCGACATGGCTAAAGACAAGATGCCAGTTGCTTATGTCTCATGATACATTATCACCTCGGTTCCCATTTGTCTGCATGCTCACATTATTGTGGCCGATAATATTGTAGGCTTAATAGAACTCACCATTACTGGATACAATATTAATTGCTACTACACGTGTATACAAAAATAAGCTTAATTTGATCATTCTCCCGCTAAGTTTGGGCCCATTTAGTTTTGGATTTGTGAGAAAGAAGTAGATGCAAATCATAATCCTGTCCTCATGCTAACATCATGGAACTTTAGTGCAAAGTGGAGgagaataattatttcaaaccaCATGATTTTTAGCATAAACTAGATAAGGGATTTGAGGCTCACCATCGGAGGGTTCTATGCTGTAGGTACATGTTTCTAAAAATCATCTTGTTTGACCGTTGTTAACCCTTCAGTATGGAATAAGCTATTTAGTTATGGCATTGGAACCACTGGAGAAACTTCAAATACTTCACTAGTAGAACCATCCTCTTTCATGAGTAATCTCCTCTTGAATGATGTAATCTATTTTGCATCTCACCCAAGCTTGGCATTACTTCCATGTGAAATGGTGCTTGCTTTATGAAACTATAACCTTTTTTTGAGAAATAGCTAAATGTCCagaaagatgaaaattacaGAGAAACGTGGATTTCTTTATCAGAGTCGAGGTCTAAAATGGCATAGCCAAGGGATtttgttggattggattatTGACTTCAAACTtctgttttgaatttttatattgtattgaGCACTGAATCGATCTTACTGGCTACTCTTTTCAACGTTCACCCTTGGGTTGCATAATATCGGGTGTAATGCATATAGACCCGTTACAAATGTTACTGTATTAGCCTTTGTTGTAAGTCTTATACAATATAGAAGATGTTTTCCACTATGAGCAATGGAATTGCTGAAACGAACGTAAAAAGCTTGCATTATCTCAGCTCAGGACCAAGTGGAAAGAACTTTGGAAGTGTCATTTGATTTAAGATATACATTAATTTCCACTTCCTAGAAAATTTGAGTATTATAGTTACTCATGTGCTTCTATATCACTGACTGACACTGAGAGTTTCTCTCCATCCAGGCCTGTTGcattgaatatataattttggagAGTGACAACTTGTCTTCACTGTTTCCAAATGCACACCTAAGTTTGGGTGCAGTTGAGTTAAATTCGCACATTTTGTTTGCATTGCTGACAACCCTTGCTGTTCTTCCTACTGTTTGGCTTCGAGACCTCAGCGTTCTTAGTTATATATCTGGTAagtaattttcacttttttttttttaaaaaaa
Above is a genomic segment from Juglans microcarpa x Juglans regia isolate MS1-56 chromosome 1D, Jm3101_v1.0, whole genome shotgun sequence containing:
- the LOC121263840 gene encoding amino acid transporter AVT1C, which translates into the protein MKNSVSDHSFYIDSDEEVDAGKDSDKGEDNNDGNVSDSSDSSAENQQQTKPGSYNTSWPQSYRQSIDLYSSVPSPSIGFLGTPTLSRLGSSFLSSSLTRRYTPETLPTVTKPLLDEQQQQQRRSSYSLLPPIPSRRSSIRKDEKPSKVSHELPISHQCSYGQSVLNGINVLCGVGILSTPYAAKEGGWVGLSILFVFSVLSFYTGLLLRHCLDSEPGIETYPDIGQAAFGNAGRIAISIILYMELYACCIEYIILESDNLSSLFPNAHLSLGAVELNSHILFALLTTLAVLPTVWLRDLSVLSYISAGGVIASVLVVLCLFWVGLVDGVGIQSKGTTLNLATLPVAIGLYGYCFSGHAVFPNIYTSMARPGQFPAVLLTCFCICTLMYAGVAVLGYKMFGESIQSQFTLNMPQGLVATKIAVWTTVVNPLTKYALTMSPVVMCLEELIPSNHSKSHIYSVCIRTTLVASTLVVGLVIPFFGLVMSLIGSLLTMLVTLILPCACFLSILRRKVTRFQVALCIIIITVGVISSAIGTYSALSKIVESLRH